Proteins co-encoded in one Deltaproteobacteria bacterium genomic window:
- the lipB gene encoding lipoyl(octanoyl) transferase LipB — protein sequence MKVKWSWLGVTPYAQAYDLMASLKADIVGGRESEYLLFLEHPNVITQGKNEPDGSGLISAAEHIERAGFDLVKADRGGKTTLHNPGQLVGYLIFDLKRNKLRPKLFVELVAKTIVEVLGTYDLSAHYSADEPGIYVNNAKIGFIGLNAQDNVTTHGFALNVRNDLKPFAHIVPCGNINQPITSLHDLLDGHTSVYDVYWRFVTVFEHLAKCEMEEVETDDLFPA from the coding sequence TTGAAAGTCAAATGGAGCTGGCTCGGAGTGACGCCCTACGCGCAGGCCTACGACCTGATGGCGAGCCTGAAGGCCGATATCGTCGGCGGGCGCGAGTCCGAGTACCTGCTCTTTCTCGAACACCCCAATGTCATCACGCAGGGCAAAAACGAACCCGACGGCAGCGGGCTGATTTCGGCGGCGGAGCACATCGAGCGCGCGGGATTCGATCTCGTGAAGGCGGATCGCGGCGGCAAGACGACGCTGCACAACCCCGGCCAGCTCGTCGGCTATCTCATCTTCGATCTCAAGCGGAACAAACTGCGTCCGAAGCTGTTCGTGGAACTCGTCGCGAAAACGATTGTCGAGGTGCTCGGAACCTACGACCTCTCGGCGCACTACTCCGCGGACGAGCCGGGCATCTACGTCAACAACGCGAAGATCGGGTTCATCGGCCTCAACGCGCAGGACAACGTGACCACGCACGGCTTCGCGCTCAACGTGCGCAACGATCTCAAGCCCTTCGCCCACATCGTCCCGTGCGGAAACATCAACCAGCCGATCACGTCGCTGCACGATCTGCTCGATGGGCACACGTCGGTCTACGACGTGTACTGGCGCTTCGTCACCGTCTTCGAGCATCTCGCCAAATGCGAAATGGAGGAGGTCGAGACCGACGACCTCTTTCCGGCCTGA